In Nocardia wallacei, the following are encoded in one genomic region:
- a CDS encoding ParA family protein translates to MGNSAHVGHVVDMVAVEGGFVRPPDLLLELPKERWTMTSTSAASCRIIAVALQKGGVGKTTTTINLGAALAAMGMRVLVIDLDPQANATTGLGVELDPDDATMYEVLHSDRAERVKLVEVIKSTEFGIDVAPAHKAMKKLEREGLGSGGQLRLARQLDTLEGYDYVLLDCPPALGELTTAGLAAADDVFAPVGPGPDEIGGLVDLGKTILDVQEELNPDIDIRYLVVCGFDGRNQVSKDVRNQLREDWGAWEDGGRFVGTIAHTVKVPEAKGRRVPIFAHAPTSTAAEDFQLVANRIVERTRQ, encoded by the coding sequence ATGGGCAATAGCGCCCATGTGGGCCATGTGGTTGATATGGTTGCGGTAGAAGGGGGCTTCGTCCGGCCGCCTGACCTGCTGCTTGAACTTCCGAAGGAACGGTGGACTATGACCAGTACGTCTGCGGCGTCATGCCGCATCATCGCGGTAGCGCTGCAAAAAGGGGGAGTGGGGAAGACAACGACCACCATCAACCTCGGGGCCGCGCTGGCGGCCATGGGTATGCGAGTGCTCGTTATCGACCTCGACCCGCAGGCCAACGCAACGACGGGCCTCGGTGTCGAGCTGGACCCGGACGACGCGACCATGTACGAGGTGCTGCATTCGGACCGGGCCGAGCGCGTCAAGCTGGTGGAGGTCATCAAATCGACCGAGTTCGGGATTGACGTAGCCCCAGCTCACAAGGCTATGAAGAAGCTGGAGCGGGAAGGGCTCGGCAGCGGGGGACAGCTGCGCTTGGCCCGGCAGCTCGACACCCTCGAGGGCTATGACTATGTGCTGCTCGACTGCCCGCCCGCGCTCGGTGAGCTGACCACGGCCGGGCTGGCGGCCGCCGATGACGTTTTCGCGCCGGTCGGGCCGGGCCCGGATGAGATCGGCGGTCTGGTGGACCTCGGAAAAACCATCCTTGACGTGCAGGAAGAGTTGAATCCGGACATCGACATCAGGTATCTGGTCGTCTGCGGGTTCGACGGCCGCAACCAGGTCAGCAAGGACGTGCGCAACCAGTTGCGCGAGGACTGGGGCGCCTGGGAAGACGGCGGCCGGTTCGTGGGCACGATCGCCCACACGGTGAAGGTGCCGGAGGCGAAAGGCCGGCGGGTGCCGATCTTCGCGCACGCGCCGACCTCAACCGCTGCCGAAGACTTCCAACTCGTCGCGAACCGCATCGTGGAAAGGACTCGCCAGTGA
- a CDS encoding histone-like nucleoid-structuring protein Lsr2, with translation MAITKEVVVNLADDLTGEPIPKDGGRTVRFGIGTPDKFVTYELELTTANEQELVGFLTRYKEAARVVKPDAPKRGAKTGGTTDSDIRKWARSAGLEVPARGKISDEIRAAYRDRNKSKKPAASSTPEVG, from the coding sequence GTGGCGATCACCAAAGAAGTCGTAGTGAACTTGGCCGACGATCTGACCGGCGAACCCATCCCCAAAGACGGCGGCCGCACGGTGCGGTTCGGGATCGGCACACCCGACAAGTTCGTGACCTATGAACTGGAACTCACGACCGCCAACGAGCAGGAACTAGTGGGTTTTCTCACCAGGTACAAGGAGGCGGCCCGCGTCGTGAAGCCGGATGCGCCGAAGCGCGGAGCGAAGACCGGCGGAACCACCGATTCCGATATCCGAAAGTGGGCTCGTTCCGCAGGCTTGGAAGTACCCGCCCGAGGAAAAATCAGCGACGAAATTAGAGCCGCCTACAGAGACCGGAACAAGTCGAAGAAGCCCGCCGCCAGCAGCACGCCCGAGGTGGGGTAG